Proteins encoded by one window of uncultured Draconibacterium sp.:
- a CDS encoding RagB/SusD family nutrient uptake outer membrane protein produces the protein MNFKNYIRRIAGYTAAVVGILALLTTGGCFNLDEEVFSEITEESFTASESDIVALMASGYTPLRYIMGWQGLFDVQEEPADMFVTPTRPNGWDDGGTYKRMHFHTWNNLQWQPRNTWINCYDGINNVNRVILQIESGSLPLEEGQAEPIIAEMRALRALWYSILVDTHGNVPLITKFSDEIPEQKSRSEIYEFIVSELNEVIPELSEDVDQSTYGRLTKWGALQLLARVYLNAEVYKGSAEWDKCIEACNQIISSGKYTMDASYRNIFSANNEGSPEIVFAVPYDNIYGTGWNAHMKMLLPNHRYVFNMTSQPWGGSSCNPQFINSYDEDDNRLEDSWLIGDQISASDGSVIMTLVNEMPSIYYCEFEQGYRCQKYEIELGCQSNMSNDLPYFRYTDVLMMKAECLLRTGKSDEAAELVSEVRSRSFDDPSKATVTGEELLGNTTVQYGTLAEDGSIDDPGDQTPVQYGRFLDELGWEFAAEFRRRTDMIRFGVYQTKSWYNHTPQGDYTTLFPIGESELNTNPNLVQNPGY, from the coding sequence CTTCGGAGTCTGATATTGTTGCCCTAATGGCGTCTGGTTATACACCATTACGTTACATTATGGGATGGCAGGGCTTGTTTGATGTGCAGGAAGAGCCTGCAGATATGTTTGTTACACCAACCCGCCCAAACGGTTGGGACGATGGTGGTACGTACAAAAGAATGCACTTTCATACCTGGAACAACCTGCAGTGGCAACCACGTAATACATGGATTAATTGTTACGATGGTATAAATAACGTTAACCGTGTAATTCTGCAAATTGAATCAGGGTCGTTACCATTGGAAGAAGGACAGGCCGAGCCAATTATTGCCGAAATGAGAGCATTGCGTGCACTTTGGTATTCAATCCTTGTTGATACGCATGGAAACGTGCCTTTGATCACCAAATTTAGCGACGAAATTCCGGAGCAAAAAAGCAGAAGCGAAATTTATGAATTTATCGTTTCCGAGTTGAATGAAGTAATTCCAGAATTGTCGGAAGATGTTGATCAGTCAACTTACGGACGATTGACCAAGTGGGGTGCTTTACAATTGCTGGCACGTGTTTACCTGAATGCCGAAGTTTATAAAGGATCGGCAGAATGGGATAAATGTATCGAAGCATGTAATCAAATCATTAGCAGCGGAAAATATACCATGGATGCGAGTTACAGAAATATTTTCAGTGCAAATAACGAAGGTTCTCCTGAAATAGTTTTTGCCGTTCCTTACGATAATATCTACGGAACAGGCTGGAATGCACATATGAAAATGTTGTTGCCAAATCACCGATATGTATTTAATATGACTTCTCAGCCATGGGGAGGATCAAGTTGTAATCCACAGTTTATAAACAGCTACGATGAGGATGATAACCGTTTGGAAGATAGTTGGTTAATCGGCGACCAGATAAGTGCTTCCGATGGCAGTGTAATTATGACATTGGTAAACGAAATGCCAAGTATTTATTACTGTGAGTTTGAACAGGGATACCGTTGTCAGAAATACGAAATAGAATTGGGATGTCAGTCAAACATGAGTAATGACTTACCATATTTCCGTTATACCGATGTGTTAATGATGAAAGCCGAGTGTTTATTGCGCACCGGAAAAAGCGATGAAGCTGCCGAGCTGGTATCAGAAGTTCGTTCACGTTCGTTCGACGATCCTTCAAAAGCTACAGTAACCGGCGAAGAACTACTTGGAAATACAACTGTACAATATGGTACTTTGGCCGAAGACGGAAGTATTGATGATCCGGGTGATCAAACTCCGGTTCAGTATGGTCGCTTCCTGGATGAATTAGGTTGGGAATTCGCAGCCGAGTTCCGCCGCAGAACAGACATGATACGCTTTGGAGTTTACCAAACAAAAAGCTGGTACAATCATACGCCACAAGGTGATTATACTACTTTGTTCCCGATTGGTGAATCGGAATTGAATACCAACCCTAATCTGGTTCAAAACCCTGGATATTAA
- a CDS encoding two-component regulator propeller domain-containing protein yields MKKNLKILLTSVLLLLSTVVLANGGKLTFTHYTNENGLPSSYIKSICQDQFGFIWTATRSSVCRFDGKYFKTFQAVDEEGNSFDIWSKWNHFHPENSTLLVQSTDDVFYSFNFKKEIFEPYEQINKLESVIELRESKNGYWVICADTIRFFNTKSNQITSFENYVSFATLPEHSRIMDVREKNGRLMAITDSGVLLIFDMEREQQRHFDLPQGIDVFQMSHFYIDNNNFVWVGNYANGLYQINLTNGQSRKFSVNENGNRHLLHNLVHTINEDQQGRVWIGTEDGLCVWSPYSESFEYYQHDIRNPQGINTNPIYDIFCDREGNMWLGTYFGGINFWSNTPDFFQIWQAGTGEQHLSGNAVSCITEDENGSIWVGMEDMGINQINLEQDRVVRKISESNGLSFNNVHDLLFETPDRLWIATYTGGVNVLNLKTNKFEYINQTSHTELPSNDVYSLLHVGDSVFISTSAGVAVWNTLSKKLSRFQPETFNGVQVEFMFDSEDRIWFSSIAGVFYFDKNEQVFNQLNRFSNLKNINFVKTDSKNRVWIGDCLHGLYGYNLENDSLYVYNESTGFPFSWVFSFEEGSDGYLWVSGDKGLAKFKPETGEVVWYNRESGLPFEQFNYRASYKSRSGVIYFGANRGMISFDEKKKTEVNKELDVVFRGLQLFNQPVEPGADKALEQALNLHPEIRLKYKQNVFTIEYAGLHFQNKGNCQYAYYLENFENSWNYVGNRDFATYTNLGPGEYFFHVKASTDNNDWGNNVNTLKIVVEPPFWLSKWGFFIYFLLVVLVLVGFYLVATRIQKSKALAEMERREREYHTELNNFKLEFFTNVSHELRTPLTLIVGPLTRILEDEKLTPALNKKMKGIMNNAHRLLTLINQLLEFRKIENGKEKLQVSHQNITTLLKDIEEAFIESAESKSIAFNFEMINLDTSIWVDCKKLENILINLVSNALKFTREGGEVDVKIEMQPDDARFKMLKITVADNGIGIDPSKLKRIFDRFYHSEGIPESQIAGSGIGLALVNSLVKLHKGTIDVKSSVGKGAVFVVQLPVSRKAYSDKEILIGAEQYIPHVTLADDLKPLPVLRDEVERLSTQPTILVIDDNRELLEFISETLADSYKVVTAIDGTLGMEKVEEGLPDLIISDVMMPGIDGFELTRKLKTDIRTSHIPVILLTAKSGEENEYEGLQTGADYYIEKPFLPHILIKLIENVLSTRKSLIERFKSDAQMLPTEVASSESDKDFIEKISNLIKDNIDRPNLDVSFLVNEMGVSRSLLHVKLKKLTDCSATEFIRSIRLREAVKLIADGTCNISEAAYKTGFSSPAYFSRRFKEYFGVTPKAYFDK; encoded by the coding sequence ATGAAAAAGAATTTAAAAATATTGCTGACTTCTGTCCTGCTGCTCCTTTCTACTGTTGTTTTGGCAAACGGAGGAAAGCTTACTTTTACCCACTATACTAACGAAAATGGTCTGCCATCATCATATATTAAAAGTATTTGTCAGGACCAGTTTGGTTTTATCTGGACAGCCACACGAAGTTCGGTGTGCCGTTTTGACGGAAAATACTTTAAAACTTTTCAGGCCGTTGATGAAGAAGGAAACAGCTTTGACATCTGGAGTAAGTGGAATCATTTTCATCCGGAGAATTCCACTTTGCTTGTACAAAGTACTGATGATGTCTTTTATTCGTTCAATTTTAAAAAAGAGATTTTTGAACCCTACGAGCAAATAAACAAATTGGAAAGTGTAATTGAATTGCGCGAATCCAAAAATGGATATTGGGTAATTTGTGCAGATACTATACGCTTTTTTAATACGAAATCGAATCAAATTACAAGTTTCGAGAATTATGTAAGTTTTGCCACATTACCCGAGCATTCTCGGATAATGGATGTTCGGGAGAAGAATGGTAGATTGATGGCAATTACCGATAGTGGAGTGTTGCTGATTTTTGATATGGAGCGTGAACAACAAAGACATTTTGATTTACCTCAGGGTATTGATGTTTTCCAAATGTCTCATTTTTATATCGATAATAACAACTTTGTTTGGGTTGGAAATTATGCCAATGGTTTGTATCAAATAAACCTTACCAACGGGCAATCACGAAAATTTTCTGTAAACGAGAATGGGAACAGGCATTTGTTACATAACCTGGTTCACACCATTAACGAAGACCAACAGGGACGTGTTTGGATAGGTACCGAAGATGGTCTGTGCGTTTGGTCGCCATACTCCGAATCGTTTGAATATTACCAGCACGACATTCGAAACCCGCAAGGTATTAACACCAATCCGATTTATGATATTTTTTGCGATCGCGAAGGAAATATGTGGTTGGGAACCTATTTCGGTGGTATAAACTTTTGGAGCAATACTCCTGATTTTTTCCAGATATGGCAAGCCGGAACTGGTGAGCAACACCTTAGCGGGAATGCGGTAAGCTGCATAACTGAAGATGAAAACGGAAGCATTTGGGTGGGGATGGAAGATATGGGGATAAACCAAATCAATCTTGAACAAGATCGCGTGGTCAGAAAAATTAGCGAAAGTAATGGGCTGTCGTTCAACAATGTACACGATTTACTATTCGAAACACCTGATCGTTTATGGATTGCAACGTACACCGGTGGAGTTAATGTTTTAAACTTAAAAACCAACAAATTTGAATATATAAACCAAACCAGTCACACCGAATTACCATCAAACGATGTGTATAGTTTGTTACATGTTGGCGATTCTGTGTTTATATCTACATCGGCCGGTGTTGCAGTATGGAATACTTTAAGCAAGAAACTTTCACGATTTCAACCAGAAACATTTAACGGAGTTCAGGTTGAATTTATGTTTGACAGCGAAGACCGGATTTGGTTTTCTTCGATTGCCGGAGTATTTTATTTTGACAAGAATGAGCAGGTTTTTAATCAGCTAAACAGGTTTTCGAACTTAAAAAATATCAATTTTGTTAAAACCGATTCGAAAAACCGGGTTTGGATTGGCGACTGTCTGCACGGTTTGTATGGTTACAATCTGGAAAACGATTCTTTATATGTATATAACGAATCTACAGGATTTCCGTTTTCTTGGGTCTTTAGCTTTGAAGAAGGCAGCGATGGATATTTGTGGGTAAGTGGCGATAAAGGGCTGGCAAAATTTAAGCCCGAAACAGGAGAGGTGGTATGGTATAACCGTGAATCGGGATTGCCTTTTGAGCAGTTTAACTACAGGGCATCATATAAAAGCCGCAGTGGTGTAATCTATTTTGGAGCCAACCGTGGTATGATTTCATTTGATGAAAAGAAAAAAACGGAAGTGAATAAAGAATTGGATGTTGTTTTCAGGGGATTGCAATTATTTAATCAGCCAGTGGAACCGGGTGCCGATAAAGCATTGGAACAAGCCTTGAATTTGCATCCTGAAATTCGTTTAAAATACAAGCAAAATGTATTTACCATTGAGTATGCCGGACTTCATTTTCAAAACAAGGGAAACTGTCAGTATGCCTATTATCTCGAGAATTTCGAAAACTCGTGGAACTACGTTGGAAATCGCGATTTTGCTACATATACCAATCTGGGGCCGGGAGAGTATTTCTTTCATGTAAAAGCATCAACTGATAATAATGACTGGGGAAATAACGTGAATACACTAAAAATAGTTGTAGAACCACCATTCTGGTTGTCTAAATGGGGATTCTTTATTTATTTCCTGTTAGTGGTTTTGGTTTTGGTTGGTTTTTATTTAGTGGCAACACGTATTCAAAAATCGAAAGCGCTGGCCGAAATGGAGCGGCGGGAGAGAGAATACCATACCGAGCTGAATAACTTTAAACTGGAGTTTTTTACCAATGTTTCGCATGAGCTTCGTACTCCTTTAACCCTAATTGTAGGGCCGCTGACCCGTATTTTAGAAGATGAAAAACTAACTCCTGCACTGAATAAAAAAATGAAAGGCATTATGAATAATGCACATCGTTTGCTTACACTTATCAATCAGTTACTTGAGTTCAGAAAAATTGAAAACGGAAAAGAAAAACTACAGGTTAGCCACCAGAATATTACAACTCTGTTAAAAGATATTGAAGAAGCATTTATAGAGTCGGCCGAATCAAAGTCGATCGCTTTTAATTTTGAGATGATTAACCTTGATACCAGTATTTGGGTAGATTGTAAAAAGCTTGAAAATATTCTTATTAATCTGGTATCGAATGCGTTAAAGTTTACCAGAGAGGGTGGCGAGGTTGACGTGAAAATAGAAATGCAGCCCGACGATGCACGGTTTAAGATGCTTAAAATTACAGTTGCCGACAACGGCATTGGAATTGATCCGTCAAAACTGAAGAGGATTTTTGATCGTTTTTACCACTCTGAAGGAATACCTGAATCCCAGATAGCAGGTTCAGGGATTGGACTGGCTTTGGTTAACAGTTTGGTAAAACTGCATAAGGGAACTATTGATGTAAAAAGTTCTGTTGGTAAAGGTGCTGTATTTGTTGTACAACTCCCTGTTTCGCGGAAAGCCTACAGCGATAAGGAAATTTTGATTGGTGCTGAGCAGTACATTCCGCATGTAACTTTGGCCGACGATTTGAAACCGCTACCCGTATTACGCGACGAGGTGGAAAGGCTGAGTACTCAGCCTACTATTTTGGTGATTGACGATAATCGCGAGCTGCTTGAGTTTATATCAGAAACGCTTGCAGATAGCTACAAAGTAGTTACTGCCATTGATGGAACACTGGGGATGGAAAAAGTAGAGGAGGGACTGCCAGATTTAATTATAAGCGATGTAATGATGCCCGGCATTGATGGATTTGAGCTTACGCGTAAGTTAAAAACAGATATTCGCACCTCGCATATTCCGGTTATTTTACTTACTGCAAAAAGTGGCGAAGAGAATGAATACGAAGGACTGCAAACCGGTGCTGATTATTATATTGAAAAACCTTTTTTACCGCACATATTAATTAAGCTCATAGAAAATGTGCTTAGTACACGAAAAAGTCTGATCGAGCGATTTAAATCAGATGCTCAAATGTTGCCAACTGAGGTCGCATCATCGGAATCGGATAAAGATTTTATTGAGAAGATTAGTAATTTAATAAAAGATAATATCGATCGCCCGAATCTTGATGTTTCTTTCCTTGTAAATGAAATGGGCGTTAGTCGCTCCTTGCTTCATGTAAAACTAAAAAAGCTGACAGATTGCTCCGCTACCGAGTTTATCCGGTCCATACGTTTGCGTGAAGCGGTAAAATTAATAGCCGATGGAACCTGCAATATTTCTGAGGCTGCATACAAAACCGGCTTCTCCAGCCCTGCATATTTTAGTAGAAGATTTAAGGAATACTTTGGTGTTACACCGAAAGCTTATTTCGACAAATAG
- a CDS encoding SusC/RagA family TonB-linked outer membrane protein: MKSIQSRKTRMFCYVLFLLIFPFTVFGQSSRISGTVYDADGVTLPGVTVMVVGTTNGTNTDIDGKYAIDANAEDVLQFSYIGFKTQEIQLDGKTTIDVTMEVETIGIDEVVAIGYGTQRKGEVTSAIASVKSEDFTVGKIGDAAELVKGKIAGLSITNSSGDPNETSSIMLRGITTIMGDVEPLVLVDGIQGSLTTVAPENIESIDVLKDASAAAIYGTRGANGVILISTKSGKRGSYSSATYSSYVSLSDWYKTADFMDTHDVIYGLTNFPYDGYDTDWLKAITRKGGYTQNHSLSFEGGSDKSSYSANVTYSDEEGIMRMSDSEDLKAQLDFSQYALNDIVKLNLNVLYTTHGNTNNNNNYAYRQALIRNPSSPVYHEDGAYYEEFSRFQYYNPVEIQDERIGDYRRKYARVVGNITVEPIKNWQTNLMLSRGETSEVSQDYYTSKFYSQSTGDPEDQYRTVPRVKGSASKWSSNTKSENLELTSKYNFTIEKSRVTALVGYSYLYNVYDDYSAGNSDFPSESYLYNSLEQGLYLTDEDHTASMASYKDDNKLIGFFGRASYGYDNRFNAIVSVRREGSSKFGENHKWGTFPSASLGWTISNESFMQAATWLDNLKIRAGYGVTGVIPNDNYMSLIKYNYDPYGDHLSRDGVWSPSLMVDQNPNPDLKWETTREVNFGVDWTMFDSRLTGSVDVYSKKTVDLLYDYAVPVPPNMYGWTTANVGEMQNRGIEFMVSGSPVKKGDFEWNSTLTLSHNANKLLSLSNDLYETDNFMEVGGVSDPISVATHAMEIGEPLGDFWGLRSVGVSKDGFVLVEVYDDETDTWSVKEFDTSYNLESNRQRLGNGLPSVYAGWNNTFRYKNFDLSMMFTGQFGYQILNVQRSFYENNSIAYNRLKTAADLHPAITPDGAPVIDEATGEQLMVKLSGSMPQGVWSDHIEDGDFIKLSNVTLGYTLPIKGNFEKYIKNLRMYVSGQNLFCITGYSGLDPEVSNYFLAPGIDDRDKYPTVRSYTFGLSVNF; the protein is encoded by the coding sequence ATGAAATCTATTCAATCAAGAAAAACACGAATGTTCTGCTATGTCTTGTTTCTCCTGATCTTTCCATTCACAGTATTTGGTCAATCCAGTAGGATTTCCGGAACTGTTTATGATGCGGACGGAGTTACTTTACCAGGTGTAACAGTAATGGTTGTAGGTACAACAAATGGTACTAATACCGATATTGATGGTAAATATGCCATCGATGCAAATGCTGAAGACGTATTACAATTCTCGTACATTGGATTTAAAACACAGGAAATCCAATTAGACGGGAAAACAACTATTGACGTTACTATGGAAGTTGAAACCATTGGTATCGATGAAGTTGTTGCTATTGGTTACGGTACCCAACGTAAAGGCGAAGTAACCAGTGCAATTGCCAGTGTAAAGTCGGAAGATTTTACAGTTGGTAAAATAGGCGATGCTGCCGAATTGGTAAAAGGTAAAATCGCCGGTTTAAGTATTACCAATTCATCAGGTGACCCGAATGAAACATCAAGCATTATGCTGCGTGGTATTACAACAATTATGGGTGATGTTGAACCGCTGGTACTGGTTGACGGAATTCAAGGTTCGTTAACAACTGTTGCACCTGAAAATATTGAGTCAATCGACGTGTTGAAAGATGCATCGGCTGCTGCAATTTATGGTACAAGGGGTGCCAACGGTGTAATTCTTATTTCAACAAAATCAGGTAAACGAGGATCTTACTCAAGTGCAACTTACTCAAGTTACGTTTCTTTATCAGATTGGTATAAAACTGCCGATTTTATGGATACGCACGATGTTATTTATGGGCTAACCAATTTTCCTTATGATGGTTACGATACCGATTGGTTAAAAGCCATTACCCGTAAAGGAGGTTACACGCAGAACCACTCATTAAGCTTTGAAGGAGGATCTGACAAATCATCTTATTCGGCCAACGTTACTTATTCGGATGAAGAAGGTATTATGCGTATGAGTGATAGTGAAGACCTGAAAGCACAGCTTGATTTTAGTCAGTATGCGCTAAATGATATTGTAAAACTAAATCTGAACGTATTGTATACTACCCATGGTAACACCAATAATAACAATAATTACGCATATCGTCAGGCACTGATTCGGAATCCATCTTCTCCGGTTTATCACGAAGATGGCGCTTACTACGAAGAGTTTAGCCGTTTCCAATATTACAATCCTGTTGAAATACAAGACGAGCGCATTGGTGATTATCGCCGCAAATATGCGCGTGTGGTCGGAAATATTACTGTTGAACCTATTAAAAACTGGCAAACTAACCTGATGTTATCTCGTGGCGAGACGAGTGAAGTTTCGCAAGATTACTATACCAGTAAATTTTATTCGCAAAGTACAGGAGATCCGGAGGATCAGTATAGAACTGTTCCTCGTGTTAAAGGAAGTGCATCGAAATGGTCGAGCAATACTAAAAGCGAGAACTTAGAGTTAACTTCGAAATATAATTTTACGATTGAAAAAAGCCGCGTAACTGCTTTGGTGGGTTATAGTTATTTATACAATGTTTATGATGACTATAGTGCAGGAAACTCTGATTTTCCTTCAGAATCGTACTTGTATAACAGTCTGGAACAAGGATTATATTTAACCGATGAAGACCATACAGCAAGTATGGCATCGTATAAAGATGACAACAAACTGATCGGTTTCTTTGGTCGTGCAAGTTATGGTTACGATAACCGTTTTAACGCAATTGTAAGTGTTCGTCGCGAAGGATCATCGAAATTTGGTGAAAACCACAAATGGGGTACTTTCCCTTCAGCTTCGTTGGGATGGACAATCAGCAACGAATCGTTTATGCAGGCAGCAACCTGGCTGGATAATTTAAAAATACGTGCCGGTTATGGGGTAACAGGGGTTATTCCAAATGATAATTATATGTCGTTGATCAAATATAACTACGACCCTTATGGTGATCATTTAAGTAGAGACGGTGTTTGGTCTCCTTCTTTAATGGTTGATCAAAACCCGAACCCGGATTTAAAATGGGAAACAACACGCGAAGTAAACTTTGGTGTTGACTGGACTATGTTTGATTCAAGATTAACAGGTTCGGTAGACGTTTACTCGAAAAAGACTGTAGACCTGTTATACGACTACGCAGTGCCGGTTCCTCCGAATATGTACGGATGGACAACTGCTAACGTTGGTGAAATGCAAAACCGCGGTATTGAGTTTATGGTTTCAGGATCGCCTGTTAAAAAAGGTGATTTCGAATGGAACTCAACTTTAACACTGTCGCACAACGCCAACAAACTGTTGAGCTTATCGAACGATTTATACGAAACCGACAACTTTATGGAAGTTGGAGGTGTAAGTGATCCTATTTCGGTAGCTACGCACGCTATGGAAATTGGAGAACCGTTAGGTGATTTCTGGGGACTGCGTTCAGTAGGTGTTAGCAAAGACGGTTTTGTTTTGGTTGAAGTTTACGACGACGAAACAGATACATGGTCGGTTAAAGAATTTGATACTAGTTACAACTTAGAGTCAAATCGTCAGCGTTTAGGAAACGGATTACCAAGTGTATATGCCGGATGGAACAACACTTTCCGTTACAAAAACTTCGATTTGAGCATGATGTTTACCGGTCAGTTCGGATACCAGATTTTGAATGTTCAGCGTAGTTTCTACGAGAACAACTCAATCGCATACAACCGCTTGAAAACGGCTGCAGACTTGCATCCGGCAATTACTCCTGACGGAGCTCCTGTAATCGATGAAGCTACAGGTGAACAATTAATGGTGAAATTGTCTGGTTCAATGCCACAGGGAGTTTGGAGCGACCATATTGAAGATGGCGATTTTATTAAACTGAGCAACGTAACTTTAGGTTATACGCTGCCAATAAAAGGTAATTTTGAAAAATACATCAAAAACCTTCGTATGTATGTTAGCGGTCAGAACCTTTTCTGTATTACCGGTTACTCAGGTTTAGATCCTGAAGTATCAAATTACTTCCTGGCACCTGGTATCGACGACCGTGATAAGTATCCAACTGTTCGTTCATACACTTTTGGACTTTCTGTTAACTTTTAA
- a CDS encoding RagB/SusD family nutrient uptake outer membrane protein: MQFIKNSILSFSLAILLVMGACTDLDETVYSGLTDETIDINDPEVVGYMMGKVYSQFRYLYWGWNGYFDVMAECSDIYMTPKRIGIGWGDLYIPMHKHSWNSTQGHIDGLWNMAYVGIGYANKTLDVLPETGPEQAQMRFMRALNYYVLLDAFRNVPLETTQDTEPGYLPQQADAQQIFDFCVTELNAIKDELGTEKVFGYPNRFVADMVLAKLYLNYNAYFGTNDDSYYTLALAEVNDVIENGGYSLAPNYLDNFKVDIDGSPEVIFAIPLDHTNASHNYLVNKCLVGAGAAAYGYNGSPWNGSCAVPQFIDSYDEGDLRLGYTWAGGVQRFATEDAEGNVIPQSGDPIPFETDDWAGEGVLNYSRNVHSIDNPGAYQQEGYRFVKSEIEAGDYGTYGNDVAFFRLADAMFIKAECLLRLEQDEQIAADLITEVRSRSFETAQGAVRTVADLKGGSVYDYGHREYTSEGFANYDPASYIVTIEGGDDIELGGLLDDLAWEFAGEHHRRQDLVRFKMSDGRNVFNGKSWFCKDATTETHWDYFPIPKAALDANISLVQNDGYQGAN, from the coding sequence ATGCAATTCATAAAAAACTCTATACTTAGTTTTTCCTTAGCAATTTTATTGGTAATGGGAGCTTGTACCGACCTGGACGAAACAGTGTATTCCGGGTTGACCGACGAAACTATCGATATTAACGACCCAGAAGTGGTTGGGTATATGATGGGTAAAGTTTATTCCCAGTTTCGTTACCTGTATTGGGGATGGAATGGCTACTTCGATGTAATGGCAGAATGTAGCGATATTTACATGACTCCAAAAAGAATTGGTATTGGATGGGGTGACCTTTACATACCTATGCACAAACATAGCTGGAACTCTACACAGGGGCATATAGATGGCCTATGGAATATGGCTTATGTAGGAATTGGCTATGCCAACAAAACGCTTGATGTATTACCCGAAACAGGTCCGGAGCAAGCGCAAATGCGTTTTATGCGTGCATTAAATTATTACGTTCTTCTTGACGCATTCCGTAATGTACCGCTTGAAACGACACAGGATACAGAACCTGGTTACCTTCCGCAACAAGCAGATGCACAGCAAATTTTTGATTTCTGTGTAACAGAATTAAATGCTATTAAAGACGAACTGGGTACTGAAAAGGTTTTTGGTTATCCGAACCGTTTTGTAGCCGATATGGTTTTGGCAAAATTGTACCTGAACTACAATGCTTATTTCGGAACAAACGACGATTCATATTATACATTGGCTTTAGCCGAGGTTAACGATGTAATTGAGAACGGTGGTTATTCACTGGCTCCAAATTACCTTGATAATTTTAAAGTAGATATCGACGGATCGCCGGAAGTAATTTTCGCAATTCCGCTCGATCATACAAATGCATCGCACAACTATTTGGTAAATAAATGTTTGGTAGGTGCCGGTGCCGCTGCATACGGATACAATGGTTCGCCATGGAACGGTAGTTGTGCAGTACCTCAGTTTATCGATAGCTACGACGAAGGCGACTTGCGTTTAGGTTATACCTGGGCAGGTGGTGTGCAACGTTTTGCTACCGAAGATGCTGAAGGAAATGTAATTCCTCAATCGGGTGATCCCATACCATTCGAAACTGACGACTGGGCTGGTGAAGGTGTATTGAACTACTCAAGAAATGTTCACTCAATCGATAACCCTGGTGCATATCAGCAAGAAGGTTACCGTTTTGTAAAAAGTGAAATTGAAGCAGGTGACTATGGTACTTACGGAAACGACGTTGCTTTCTTCCGTTTGGCTGATGCAATGTTTATTAAAGCTGAGTGTTTACTTCGTTTAGAACAGGATGAGCAGATTGCTGCCGACCTGATTACTGAAGTTCGTAGCCGTTCGTTCGAAACTGCTCAGGGTGCTGTTCGTACGGTTGCCGACCTGAAAGGTGGAAGTGTTTACGACTACGGACACCGCGAATACACCAGCGAAGGTTTTGCTAATTACGATCCTGCATCATACATCGTAACCATCGAAGGTGGCGATGATATTGAATTAGGTGGTTTATTAGATGATCTGGCTTGGGAATTTGCCGGCGAACATCACCGTCGTCAAGACCTTGTTCGTTTTAAAATGAGCGATGGTAGAAATGTATTTAACGGAAAATCATGGTTCTGTAAAGATGCCACAACTGAAACACACTGGGACTATTTCCCAATTCCGAAAGCAGCATTGGATGCTAACATTTCACTTGTTCAAAACGATGGTTATCAGGGTGCAAATTAA